AACGCCACCTCGTGGTGTTCAAGCACCTTACTGCGTTTGATGTTCAATAGCCGCTGCGCGGCTTTCAAACCCCATTTCATGGGGTTCAAGCACCTCACTGCGTTCGGTGTTCAAACGCTGCTGCGCAGCGTTCAAGGATCTCACTTCGTTCGATCTTCAATTCCGGCTATGCGGATTTTAATGGGAGATTTCTTTTTTGAACACTGCGAAGCAGTGCTGGAATGCTGAGCGCAGCGAAGCAATTGAACGGCACAAAGTGCCGCTTGAATATTTAAACGCCACCTCGTGGTGTTCAAGCACCTTACTGCGTTTGATGTTCAATAGCCGCTGCGCGGCTTTCAAACCCCATTTCATGGGGTTCAAGCACCTCACTGCGTTCGGTGTTCAAACGCTGCTGCGCAGCGTTCAAGGATCTCACTTCGTTCGATCTTCAATTCCGGCTATGCGGATTTTAATGGGAGATTTCTTTTTTGAACACTGCGAAGCAGTGCTGGAATGCTGAGCGCAGCGAAGCAATTGAACGGCACAAAGTGCCGCTTGAATATTTAAACGCCACCTCGTGGTGTTCAAGCACCTTACTGCGTTTGATGTTCAATAAAGCCCATTATTTTTTGACATATTTATCGCCTTTTAATTTGCTGCGATAGATATAAGTGATAAAATTTGAAATCTTAATACTTAATGACACACACTGTTTTAGAATATTTTCATATTCTTGTTGATCAATATACTGAAAATCAAAAGCTCTATGAATCTGTGATCTTGTTTCTCCACATGAACCCTTTGCAATATACAAGAATTGAATAAATTCTTTGTTGCCTCCTCGTTCATAACCTTCCGCAATATTATCCATAATTGATCCTGATGATGATCTTATCTGATCTCTAAATCTTAAATCCTTCTTAAAAGAATTATTTTGTGTTAATTGAAAAATCTTTTGACTTAACATTCTGGCTTCTTTCCAAACCTCAATTTCTTCAAACCGCATATCCCATCCCTTAATAAATTCACCTCGAAATGATAACAACAATAAATTTAATTATCAATAGATAAATAAATTATTACTATTCCACTATATTATGATTTTCTTCATCTTGAACATCGAGCGCAGCGAGATGCTTGAATCCTTGAACGCCGAAGGCGTTTGAATGCTGAGCGCAGCGAAGCTATTGAACGCCGAAGGCGTTTGAATGCTGAGCGCAGCGAAGCTATTGAATGCCGAAGGCGTTTGAATGCTGAGCGCAGCGAAGCAATTGAACGGCACGAAGTGCCGCTTGAATTTTAAATCGCCGAAGGCGTTTGAAACTGCGCGCAGCAAAGTACCAATCCCTCACCACTCTCCACTCACAACTCTATTTTCCCATATAAATAAGCCTGACCGATAAGCCCGTGACAGGATGGTGACCTGTCGGCAGGTTGGAATCGGGATCCTGTTTCATGGTATTGAGGGCAAAATCGTGGGTGTATCCCGCTTCCAGCAGAAGGCGTTTACGAAAAGCCAGTCCGCCGACACATCCAAAACGGAGGGCTTTATCCTCCCGGACATCCTTCAAAATCCAGGTAATCCGGGGACCCAGCATGATGGAAGAAAGTTTTGATGTCCGATGATGCCATTCCCGGACGATATTGAGTTCCACACTCTGGTTTTGCTGGTAAATGTATCCGGCATTGATTTTGGTAAAGCGTGTGGCGCCGGGGATTCCTTTGGCCAGGTAAGTCATACTGAATCCGGATCCCCAAAAAGGGACCCCCACATGGAGATTCAGGTCCATTTTCGGACTCACACTCTGGTGCAGGCTGTAAACGGGAAAGAGATTCTCCCCGGAAAAGGCAAAGCTGTACGTGCGCGTGCCCGGTTCCATTTTTCCGGGATAGATGACAGGATGTCCGGCACAACCGGCCAGTCCAATCATCAGCACAAGGCTCAAAATGCTTTGCTTATATCTTTCCATACAAGATAAAGCAATTTATGCATAAGCAGATTTGAAAAAAAGTGAAAGATATCCGGAAGCTTATCCGGGTCCGGATTACGCCTTTAAACATCCGGAAAAAAAGTGACAACTTTCTGATGGGTGTGCTGTCTTATGATTGAAAAACGGAGAAGAACCATGAGAATACAACTGACATTAAGAACCATTGCTTACATTGTCCTGATCGTGATCGGCCTGTTGATGGCCAGCGCTAACGAGATGACCTGGATCTCGGCACGTTTCATCCTGGATCCGGTCCATG
This window of the Candidatus Neomarinimicrobiota bacterium genome carries:
- a CDS encoding four helix bundle protein encodes the protein MRFEEIEVWKEARMLSQKIFQLTQNNSFKKDLRFRDQIRSSSGSIMDNIAEGYERGGNKEFIQFLYIAKGSCGETRSQIHRAFDFQYIDQQEYENILKQCVSLSIKISNFITYIYRSKLKGDKYVKK